A stretch of the uncultured Desulfobacter sp. genome encodes the following:
- a CDS encoding ABC transporter permease, protein MTENALPQRIVTTPPSLAYRLYSIWYRHIRVYCKHLVSNGFPPFVEPLFFLAGVGLGLGHYVGLIDGTPYLLFLASGMIAPSSMFTAAFECTFGTFIRLEFDKAYDGMVSASITVPDLFVGEMLFVGTKGFFFTLAVMSVFMAFGLVPSYFAVLTPLVGFFAGMMFGALSLFVTSFVKTINHFNFFLTGCLTPMFFFSGIVFPITNLPEWIQWVSEIFPLTHSARLIRACCLGQFSSLLFFDILFMVAFTIIFGYLAVARLETRLIQ, encoded by the coding sequence ATGACTGAAAACGCCCTACCTCAACGAATTGTCACAACACCGCCCTCTCTGGCTTATCGCTTGTACAGCATCTGGTACAGACATATTCGTGTATATTGCAAACATCTGGTTTCCAATGGATTCCCTCCCTTTGTGGAACCTTTATTTTTCTTGGCCGGAGTCGGTTTAGGGCTTGGGCATTATGTCGGTTTGATCGATGGTACACCTTATCTGCTGTTTTTGGCCTCGGGTATGATTGCTCCCTCCTCCATGTTTACAGCTGCTTTTGAGTGTACTTTCGGTACGTTTATCCGACTTGAATTTGATAAGGCCTATGATGGTATGGTTTCGGCTTCCATCACAGTGCCGGATTTGTTTGTGGGTGAAATGCTTTTTGTCGGCACTAAAGGATTTTTCTTTACCTTGGCGGTGATGAGTGTTTTTATGGCTTTCGGTCTTGTGCCTTCATATTTTGCTGTTCTTACCCCGCTTGTGGGATTTTTTGCAGGAATGATGTTTGGTGCTCTCTCTTTATTCGTCACTTCTTTTGTGAAGACCATCAATCACTTTAATTTCTTTTTAACCGGTTGTCTGACTCCCATGTTTTTCTTTTCCGGAATTGTATTCCCTATCACCAATCTTCCGGAATGGATTCAATGGGTATCCGAAATATTCCCGCTCACTCATTCCGCCCGTTTGATCCGAGCCTGTTGTTTAGGGCAGTTCAGCAGCCTGTTATTTTTTGATATCCTTTTTATGGTAGCCTTTACGATCATCTTTGGTTATTTAGCTGTTGCGCGGCTGGAAACGCGGCTCATTCAATAA
- a CDS encoding ABC transporter ATP-binding protein, translating to MTEKAIYVEHATKHFKDFKAVHNLSFEVNKATCFGLLGPNGAGKTTMMNMLTGRVRADSDNGRIINVLGYDPAKNELEIRYLSGIVPQENNLDVELSVAQNLYIYSKFYGLPHNVATRRISELLEFMELTEKKEARIRELSGGMQRRLVIARALINSPHLLILDEPTTGLDPQVRQAIWDKMRTLKKTGVTIVLTTHYMDEAAQLCDDLIIMHKGEKILQGHPNALISKNLETYVLEILNTDIVSTIETKGFRVEETAGRLMLYSNRLSSLETVTESLNAGDFFLRPVNLEDLFLKVTGRTLHD from the coding sequence ATGACAGAAAAAGCAATATATGTAGAACATGCGACCAAACATTTCAAAGATTTCAAAGCGGTTCATAATCTTTCCTTTGAAGTAAACAAGGCTACCTGTTTCGGATTATTGGGTCCCAATGGGGCAGGTAAAACCACAATGATGAACATGCTGACCGGACGGGTCAGGGCAGATTCGGATAATGGCCGAATAATCAATGTGTTGGGTTATGACCCGGCCAAAAATGAACTCGAAATCCGATATCTTTCCGGAATTGTGCCCCAGGAAAACAATCTCGATGTTGAGCTTTCAGTTGCCCAAAATTTGTATATTTACAGTAAATTTTATGGCCTGCCCCACAATGTCGCCACCCGGCGAATCAGCGAGCTGCTTGAATTTATGGAACTTACCGAAAAAAAAGAGGCCCGTATTAGAGAATTGTCCGGCGGCATGCAAAGGCGTCTGGTCATTGCCAGGGCCTTGATCAACTCTCCTCACCTCCTGATTTTGGACGAACCGACCACCGGTTTAGATCCGCAAGTACGGCAAGCCATTTGGGACAAAATGAGGACGCTCAAAAAAACCGGTGTGACCATTGTCCTGACCACCCATTACATGGATGAAGCAGCCCAACTTTGTGATGACTTGATCATTATGCACAAAGGCGAAAAAATTCTTCAGGGGCATCCCAACGCTCTAATCTCGAAAAATTTGGAAACATACGTGCTGGAAATTCTGAATACCGATATTGTTTCGACGATTGAAACAAAAGGATTTCGGGTCGAAGAAACTGCGGGCCGGCTTATGCTGTATAGCAATCGGTTATCTTCACTGGAAACAGTGACCGAGTCACTCAACGCGGGAGATTTTTTTCTAAGACCGGTCAATTTGGAAGATTTATTTTTAAAAGTAACCGGGAGAACCTTGCATGACTGA